A section of the Anabaena cylindrica PCC 7122 genome encodes:
- a CDS encoding AGE family epimerase/isomerase yields the protein MTTKVDFTFSDLIAGYVTEYDGNSDTFGLKTSDGREFQVKISPMAFAKLIQNFDEGYPDATGNMRSMLLPGRYLFTYGVFYPDSNLFDAKQIVFAGRQKNDYVFEKQDWWVKQINALGKFYLKAQFGEGEYDYRNYRTTLNLSGIQSTTNFRQETDTISRLVYGFATAFLMTGNDSFLKAAERGTEYLREHMRFVDLDEGIVYWYHGIDVKGEKEDKIFASEFGDDYYAIPAYEQIYALAGPIQTYRCTGDPRIMDDTEKTIKLFNEFLLDKSEDGGYFSHLDPLTLDPLSDTLGQNKGTKNWNSVGDHAPAYLINLWLATGKQEYADMLEYTFDTIEKRFPDYENSPFVQERFFQDWSKDTTWGWQQNRAVVGHNLKIAWNLMRMQSLKAKDGYLNLAKKIADIMPDVGSDQQRGGWYDVVERTLAAGEEHYRFVWHDRKAWWQQEQAILAYQILAGILDNKEYHRLARESAAFYNAWFLDLEEGGVYFNVLANGIPYLAGGNERGKGSHSMSGYHSFELCYLAAVYTNLLLTKQPMDFYFKPIPGGFPDNILRVSPDILPPGSIKIGKCEIDGEPYTNFDAEALTVTLPKTTERVKVKVQIVPV from the coding sequence ATGACGACAAAGGTAGATTTTACCTTTTCAGACCTAATCGCTGGCTATGTGACCGAATATGACGGTAACAGCGACACCTTTGGATTGAAAACTTCTGATGGTAGAGAGTTCCAAGTTAAGATTAGTCCGATGGCCTTTGCCAAACTAATTCAGAACTTTGACGAAGGCTATCCTGATGCTACTGGTAACATGAGATCCATGCTGTTACCCGGACGGTATTTATTTACTTATGGGGTATTTTATCCAGATAGCAATCTATTCGATGCTAAACAGATAGTTTTTGCTGGTCGGCAAAAAAATGATTACGTTTTCGAGAAACAAGATTGGTGGGTGAAGCAAATTAATGCTTTGGGGAAATTTTATCTCAAAGCCCAATTTGGAGAAGGTGAATACGACTATCGCAACTATCGCACCACCCTCAATCTGAGTGGTATACAATCAACTACCAATTTCCGTCAAGAAACTGATACTATTTCCCGTCTAGTATATGGTTTCGCCACAGCTTTTCTCATGACAGGTAATGATAGTTTTCTCAAAGCCGCTGAAAGAGGTACTGAGTATCTACGGGAACATATGCGGTTTGTAGACCTAGATGAAGGCATAGTCTATTGGTATCACGGTATTGACGTTAAGGGAGAAAAGGAAGATAAAATATTTGCTTCCGAATTTGGGGATGATTATTACGCCATTCCTGCCTACGAGCAAATTTACGCCTTAGCAGGTCCCATCCAAACCTATCGTTGTACTGGTGATCCACGGATTATGGATGACACCGAGAAAACCATTAAGCTATTTAACGAGTTTTTGCTCGATAAAAGCGAAGATGGGGGATATTTCTCTCACCTCGATCCCTTGACATTAGATCCCTTGAGCGACACCTTGGGACAAAATAAAGGAACAAAGAACTGGAATTCTGTCGGTGATCATGCCCCAGCTTACTTGATTAACCTCTGGTTGGCTACAGGTAAACAAGAATATGCGGATATGTTGGAGTATACCTTCGACACCATTGAAAAGCGTTTTCCTGACTACGAAAATAGCCCATTTGTACAAGAACGCTTTTTCCAAGATTGGTCTAAAGATACAACTTGGGGGTGGCAACAAAACCGCGCTGTGGTTGGTCACAACCTCAAAATTGCATGGAATCTAATGCGGATGCAAAGCCTTAAAGCTAAGGATGGCTATCTCAATCTAGCCAAAAAAATTGCTGACATAATGCCAGATGTGGGTAGTGATCAGCAACGTGGCGGTTGGTACGACGTTGTAGAACGAACCCTAGCGGCAGGAGAAGAGCATTACCGCTTTGTTTGGCACGATCGCAAAGCTTGGTGGCAACAAGAACAAGCAATCCTAGCGTACCAGATTCTTGCAGGCATTCTCGACAACAAAGAATATCATCGTTTAGCTCGTGAATCCGCAGCATTTTATAATGCTTGGTTCCTAGATTTAGAAGAAGGTGGCGTTTACTTTAACGTTCTCGCTAATGGTATCCCCTACCTAGCCGGAGGTAACGAACGGGGTAAAGGTTCCCACTCCATGAGCGGTTATCACTCCTTTGAACTATGCTATTTAGCAGCAGTTTATACCAACCTGCTCCTTACCAAACAGCCAATGGACTTTTACTTTAAGCCCATCCCCGGAGGATTCCCCGACAATATTCTGAGAGTATCGCCAGATATTCTGCCCCCTGGAAGTATCAAAATTGGCAAGTGTGAAATCGACGGAGAGCCTTATACTAACTTCGATGCAGAGGCTTTAACTGTTACCTTACCCAAAACCACTGAGCGGGTCAAAGTTAAGGTGCAGATTGTGCCTGTATAA
- a CDS encoding anti-sigma factor antagonist (This anti-anti-sigma factor, or anti-sigma factor antagonist, belongs to a family that includes characterized members SpoIIAA, RsbV, RsfA, and RsfB.) produces the protein MEISITTIKDVKVAGLVGDIDANTASSVTKEVLPLAEPGSKIILDMTKVPYMSSAGLRMLLSLYRQTMAKEGQLLLVGLTEEIIDTMTVTGFLDFFATSATLEKGIEALASK, from the coding sequence ATGGAAATTAGCATCACGACAATTAAAGACGTAAAGGTAGCAGGACTTGTGGGCGATATAGATGCCAACACAGCATCATCTGTCACCAAAGAAGTTTTGCCTTTAGCAGAACCAGGTAGTAAAATTATCCTCGACATGACTAAAGTCCCTTATATGTCCAGTGCTGGCTTGCGAATGCTGCTGTCTTTGTATCGGCAAACAATGGCCAAAGAAGGGCAGTTATTATTGGTCGGTTTAACTGAAGAAATTATAGACACCATGACTGTGACTGGATTCCTAGACTTTTTTGCAACTAGTGCCACTCTTGAAAAAGGCATAGAAGCACTGGCTTCTAAGTAA
- a CDS encoding 2-hydroxyacid dehydrogenase — MKVAVFSTKTYDRQFLEAANSPIQHELVFFEPLLNRDTAILAAGFPCICVFVHDQVDAATLEILAAGGTHLIALRCAGFNNVDLATAAKLGITVVRVPAYSPYGVAEHAVGLILSLNRKIHRAYNRVREGNFSLNGLLGFNLNERTVGIIGTGKIGLILGQIMKGFGCHLLAYDVYHNPELEELGGKYVELSEIFANSDIISLHCPLMPETHHLINSEAIAQMKPGMMIINTSRGALIDTQAVIEGLKSGQIGYLGVDVYEQESELFFEDLSGEIIQDDVFQHLTTFPNVLITGHQAFFTAEALRNIADTTFANIADVEQGRSCANEIRHQQ; from the coding sequence ATGAAAGTAGCAGTTTTCAGTACAAAAACTTACGATAGGCAGTTTTTAGAAGCTGCAAATTCTCCGATTCAACATGAGTTGGTATTTTTTGAACCACTTCTGAATCGAGATACCGCCATCTTAGCCGCAGGATTTCCCTGTATTTGTGTATTTGTTCATGATCAGGTTGATGCTGCCACTTTAGAAATTCTCGCGGCTGGGGGAACTCATTTAATTGCTCTACGTTGTGCAGGGTTCAATAATGTAGATTTAGCAACCGCAGCCAAGTTAGGAATTACTGTTGTCCGTGTACCAGCTTATTCACCCTATGGGGTAGCTGAACACGCGGTAGGCTTAATTTTAAGCCTAAATCGCAAAATTCACCGTGCTTATAACCGTGTGCGGGAAGGTAATTTTTCTTTGAATGGGTTGTTAGGATTTAACTTGAATGAGCGCACAGTGGGAATTATTGGTACAGGTAAAATCGGTCTGATTTTGGGACAAATTATGAAAGGGTTTGGTTGTCATCTACTAGCTTATGATGTTTATCACAACCCAGAATTAGAGGAATTAGGTGGGAAGTATGTAGAGTTGTCAGAAATCTTCGCCAATTCTGATATTATCTCTTTGCATTGTCCCCTGATGCCGGAAACTCACCACTTGATTAATAGTGAAGCGATCGCTCAAATGAAACCGGGTATGATGATTATTAACACTAGTCGCGGTGCGTTGATTGATACCCAAGCAGTAATTGAGGGGTTGAAATCAGGTCAAATTGGTTATCTCGGTGTGGATGTTTACGAACAAGAATCGGAATTATTTTTTGAAGATTTATCTGGAGAAATCATTCAAGATGATGTTTTCCAACATTTGACGACGTTTCCCAATGTCTTGATTACAGGACATCAAGCTTTCTTCACAGCAGAGGCTTTGCGGAATATTGCCGATACCACTTTTGCTAATATAGCTGACGTTGAACAAGGGCGTTCTTGTGCTAATGAAATCCGTCATCAACAGTAA
- a CDS encoding ATP-binding protein → METLTVSGTLDSLGAIAKYVMTAAESAGLDKKATYKLRLAVDEIATNIIMHGYEEAGLTGKLDISSDRQESTLTICIEDTGARYDPYEMVTVESEELNKRLEERRMGGLGVYLAIQGVDQYFYERVGEKNRNIFVVNC, encoded by the coding sequence ATGGAAACTTTAACCGTATCGGGAACACTAGACTCTTTGGGAGCGATCGCTAAATATGTGATGACAGCAGCCGAGTCAGCTGGCTTGGATAAAAAAGCCACCTATAAACTGCGTCTGGCAGTTGATGAAATTGCCACCAATATCATTATGCATGGCTATGAAGAAGCAGGATTGACTGGTAAATTAGATATATCTAGCGATCGCCAAGAATCAACCTTAACTATCTGCATAGAAGATACTGGTGCTAGATACGACCCTTACGAAATGGTGACTGTCGAATCTGAAGAATTAAATAAACGCTTGGAAGAACGCCGAATGGGTGGACTAGGAGTATATTTGGCAATTCAGGGTGTAGATCAATATTTTTATGAACGAGTGGGAGAAAAGAATCGTAATATCTTTGTAGTCAATTGCTAA
- a CDS encoding PP2C family protein-serine/threonine phosphatase — MNSNHQSQQQVDYQELEALRREVAELRNEEAAFNAQSKLLEKLVSMARSSTEGEVLKAALQTTLDVATDQTKSEKGSLFLLEPSGKVADAILSRTEVTAEKRKNLIGSVLDQGLAGWVIRNRQIGLIADTEHDDRWFTFSDQPYIVRSALAVPIIRGEELLGIITLLHSQPGHFSQETANLMLLTADQMALVLENARLYSKLDKYSKALDAELEKGRQIQIDFLPYELVKLPNWEIASCFHPARQVAGDFYDTFELPNNQVGLVIADVCDKGVGAALFMALMRSLIRVFSSETQLRGIANQVLQENQPSGGWIGKSIATNLAHVKALQAVSRTNEYVAKNHWQMSMFATMFFGILEAETGILTYINGGHESLFVIDESGIKNTLKSTGPAVGMMPGMKFKIEQIQLEPNDILIGYTDGVTEGKNPEGKLFTDKRLRDILEQPSASAIDLLNAIKTDLFNFIADAPQFDDITMLCVRRK; from the coding sequence ATGAATTCTAACCATCAATCTCAACAACAAGTAGATTACCAAGAACTAGAAGCACTACGTCGAGAAGTAGCAGAACTCAGAAATGAAGAAGCCGCTTTTAATGCCCAAAGTAAGTTGCTAGAAAAATTAGTATCAATGGCACGCTCCTCCACAGAAGGAGAGGTATTAAAAGCAGCATTACAAACTACATTAGATGTTGCTACCGATCAAACCAAATCTGAAAAAGGTAGTCTATTTTTACTTGAACCTTCTGGAAAGGTAGCTGATGCAATCCTCTCACGCACAGAAGTAACAGCAGAAAAGCGAAAAAACTTGATTGGTAGTGTCTTAGATCAGGGACTTGCTGGTTGGGTGATCCGTAACCGTCAAATCGGATTAATTGCAGATACTGAGCATGATGACCGCTGGTTCACATTTTCCGATCAGCCCTACATTGTCCGTTCTGCCCTAGCTGTTCCCATTATCAGAGGTGAAGAGTTACTAGGAATTATCACACTATTGCACTCTCAGCCAGGACATTTTAGCCAAGAAACAGCCAATCTCATGCTACTCACAGCTGACCAAATGGCTTTAGTCTTGGAAAATGCTCGTCTCTATTCAAAACTTGATAAATATTCCAAAGCTCTTGACGCTGAATTAGAAAAGGGACGGCAAATTCAAATTGATTTTCTCCCCTATGAACTGGTTAAACTTCCCAATTGGGAAATTGCATCCTGCTTTCACCCAGCCCGTCAGGTAGCTGGAGACTTCTACGACACTTTTGAACTTCCTAATAACCAGGTAGGATTGGTAATTGCGGATGTATGTGATAAAGGGGTGGGAGCCGCATTATTTATGGCTCTGATGCGAAGCTTAATCCGGGTTTTTTCTTCAGAAACTCAATTGCGCGGCATTGCCAATCAAGTTCTGCAAGAAAATCAGCCTAGTGGTGGTTGGATTGGGAAGTCTATTGCTACAAACTTAGCTCATGTCAAGGCGCTGCAAGCAGTTTCTAGAACTAATGAATATGTTGCTAAAAATCATTGGCAAATGAGTATGTTTGCTACCATGTTTTTTGGGATTCTCGAAGCAGAAACAGGTATATTGACTTATATTAATGGTGGACATGAATCGCTGTTTGTTATTGATGAATCCGGCATTAAAAACACTCTAAAATCTACCGGCCCGGCAGTGGGAATGATGCCGGGAATGAAATTTAAAATCGAGCAAATTCAGCTTGAACCTAATGATATATTGATTGGCTATACTGATGGAGTAACTGAAGGTAAAAACCCTGAAGGTAAGTTATTCACTGACAAGCGACTGCGAGATATTCTAGAGCAACCATCCGCTTCTGCTATTGATTTGCTGAATGCGATTAAAACTGATTTATTTAATTTTATTGCTGATGCACCACAGTTTGATGATATTACAATGCTCTGTGTCCGAAGGAAATGA
- a CDS encoding M50 family metallopeptidase — MRQPKDFPPFLSQEAPSEIERMGLTWLVGAAIATAILWQFPGGDYILYPFTILATWFHEMGHGLMALMLGGNFQKLQIFSNGSGVASYSISSALGPIGPGLVAAAGPMGPPIAGAALILASRHFKTASLSLKILGGFLLFSTLVWVRSWFGLIAIPVLGLIILGVGLKTPPWVQGFTIQFLGVQACVSTYHQLNYLFSYTAGPLGLSDTAQMQRYLLLPYWFWGGLMAVASLVILVRSLQVAYRSQ; from the coding sequence ATGCGACAACCAAAAGACTTTCCGCCTTTCCTGAGTCAAGAAGCTCCTTCAGAAATAGAACGGATGGGGTTAACTTGGCTTGTGGGGGCTGCGATCGCTACTGCTATTTTATGGCAATTTCCTGGAGGGGATTATATTTTATACCCCTTCACCATCCTCGCAACATGGTTTCACGAAATGGGTCATGGCTTGATGGCTCTAATGTTGGGGGGTAATTTTCAGAAATTACAAATTTTCAGCAATGGTTCTGGTGTAGCAAGTTACTCTATCAGTTCAGCATTGGGGCCAATTGGCCCTGGTTTGGTTGCAGCCGCAGGGCCAATGGGGCCACCTATCGCTGGTGCAGCGTTAATTCTCGCTTCCCGCCATTTTAAAACAGCTTCTTTGAGTTTAAAGATTTTAGGAGGATTCTTATTATTTTCTACATTAGTTTGGGTACGTTCGTGGTTTGGGTTAATAGCAATTCCTGTATTAGGTTTAATTATTTTGGGAGTAGGTTTAAAAACTCCTCCCTGGGTACAGGGTTTTACAATTCAGTTTTTGGGTGTGCAAGCTTGTGTAAGTACATACCATCAATTAAATTATCTATTTAGTTATACTGCTGGCCCCTTGGGTCTTTCCGATACAGCACAAATGCAGAGGTATTTGTTGTTACCGTATTGGTTTTGGGGTGGGTTAATGGCTGTAGCTTCTTTGGTGATTTTAGTCCGCAGTTTACAGGTTGCCTATCGTTCGCAATAA
- a CDS encoding DJ-1/PfpI family protein, which produces MATESKGKIGVLIEEHFDGTEFRRFNEYFPEQGYEVEYISHLWGNKELHFGSNPENDQVEYHVTVSTEVKDIDPADYKGIICIGAYAMDRLRYEVNVKKGQKNQAPAVVFLRKAANTDNVKLGTICHSLWLFCADPDLIKGKKVTCAHNIICDVENAGADVIYEGDVTTDLVIDGNLITGKHPGMVDQFMETFVKEIEKN; this is translated from the coding sequence CATTTTGACGGCACAGAATTCCGTCGGTTCAATGAGTATTTCCCTGAACAAGGCTATGAAGTAGAGTACATTTCTCACCTTTGGGGTAATAAAGAACTACACTTTGGCTCTAATCCCGAAAATGATCAAGTAGAATATCATGTCACTGTAAGTACAGAAGTAAAAGATATTGATCCTGCTGATTATAAAGGTATTATTTGCATTGGAGCTTATGCAATGGATAGGCTTAGATATGAAGTCAATGTGAAAAAGGGTCAAAAAAATCAAGCTCCCGCAGTTGTTTTTCTCCGAAAAGCAGCAAATACAGATAATGTAAAATTAGGTACTATTTGTCATAGTTTGTGGTTGTTTTGTGCAGACCCAGACTTAATAAAAGGCAAAAAAGTAACCTGCGCTCATAACATTATCTGTGATGTAGAAAATGCCGGAGCAGACGTTATCTATGAAGGCGATGTAACTACAGATTTAGTCATTGATGGTAATCTAATTACAGGTAAACATCCCGGTATGGTAGACCAATTTATGGAAACTTTTGTCAAAGAAATAGAGAAAAATTAG
- a CDS encoding anti-sigma factor antagonist (This anti-anti-sigma factor, or anti-sigma factor antagonist, belongs to a family that includes characterized members SpoIIAA, RsbV, RsfA, and RsfB.): MAFNATLETSDDIAKITLSGELDASTASELKAKVEEAAAQNPKSLVLMMADLEYMASAGLRVLIFAKQKMGAVDIYIVGAQKDTVLETIIKTGFHHSVILLDEYDENKIGKA, encoded by the coding sequence ATGGCTTTCAACGCAACTCTAGAAACAAGTGATGACATCGCTAAAATTACCTTATCTGGGGAATTAGATGCGAGTACAGCATCAGAGTTAAAGGCAAAGGTGGAAGAGGCTGCTGCCCAAAATCCCAAAAGTTTGGTTTTGATGATGGCAGACCTGGAATATATGGCCAGTGCTGGACTACGGGTGCTGATCTTCGCTAAACAAAAGATGGGTGCAGTGGATATTTACATAGTAGGCGCTCAAAAAGATACAGTTTTGGAGACAATTATCAAAACTGGCTTCCACCACAGTGTCATTTTGCTAGACGAGTATGACGAGAACAAAATAGGAAAGGCGTAG
- the glgX gene encoding glycogen debranching protein GlgX codes for MERIDIHPTHTYEGFKLRNGKPFPFGATLVPGGVNFSIFSSQAKSCTLVLFKKHAKEPLVEIPVPEEFRIGNVYCITVFDLDYENLEYGYRMDGPNNFQEGHWFDTSKILMDPYAKIIGGRDVWGVTPDWNDIYHHRARIGFDDFDWENDRPLEIPPEDQIIYEMHVRSFTRHPSSGVKERHQGTFAGIRDKIPYLKELGVNAVELMPIYEFDEFENSRPNPQTGETLYNYWGYSTVGFFAPKAGYAATGKFGMQVDELKTLVKELHKNGIEVILDVVFNHTAEGNEHGPTISFRGIDNKTYYMLTPEGYYYNFSGTGNTLNCNNPVVRGIVLDCLRYWASEYHIDGFRFDLAAILGRDPWGAPLANPPLLESLAFDPILAKCKLIAEAWDAGGLYQVGSFPAYGRWAEWNGKYRDGIRKFLKGDGTVGDAAQRLQGSPDLYAWSGRAPATSINFITAHDGFTMMDLVSYDGKHNEANGENNNDGTNDNDSWNCGWEGPTDDPGINALRRRQIKNALAMLMVSQGVPMILMGDELGRTQYGNNNTYCHDNDLNWLDWNLLKTNADLFKFVRHCIVFRNVHPVLRNQWHFQNRDYVGSGYADITWHGTQAWNADWSDSCRTLAFMLCGKHAKQGTVEDNYIYVAMNMHWQAQWFEIPSLPVGMNWHIFANTGAMSPHDSWEPGTEPRLEDQSGLLMGDRSVAILVGK; via the coding sequence ATGGAAAGAATTGATATTCATCCAACGCATACTTACGAAGGTTTTAAATTACGCAACGGAAAACCATTTCCCTTCGGTGCAACTCTAGTACCAGGGGGGGTTAACTTCTCTATTTTTTCGAGTCAAGCCAAATCCTGTACTTTGGTCTTGTTTAAGAAACACGCCAAGGAACCTTTAGTAGAAATTCCTGTTCCTGAAGAGTTTCGGATTGGTAATGTTTATTGCATAACCGTCTTTGACCTTGATTATGAAAATCTAGAATATGGCTATCGCATGGATGGGCCAAATAATTTCCAGGAAGGCCATTGGTTTGATACCAGTAAAATCTTGATGGACCCCTATGCCAAAATTATTGGTGGTCGGGATGTTTGGGGTGTCACCCCAGACTGGAATGATATCTATCACCATCGGGCCAGAATAGGTTTTGATGATTTTGACTGGGAAAATGACCGTCCTTTGGAAATTCCTCCAGAGGATCAGATCATCTATGAAATGCACGTCCGCAGTTTTACCCGTCATCCATCCTCTGGTGTTAAAGAAAGACATCAGGGGACATTTGCAGGTATCAGGGATAAAATTCCTTACCTGAAAGAGTTGGGTGTCAATGCTGTGGAGTTGATGCCCATTTATGAATTTGATGAATTTGAAAACAGTCGCCCTAACCCGCAAACTGGGGAAACCCTTTATAATTACTGGGGTTACAGCACCGTTGGCTTCTTTGCTCCCAAAGCTGGCTATGCAGCTACAGGCAAATTTGGGATGCAGGTTGATGAATTGAAGACGCTGGTGAAAGAATTACATAAAAACGGAATTGAGGTAATTCTAGATGTAGTTTTCAATCACACAGCGGAAGGTAATGAACATGGCCCAACAATTTCCTTCCGAGGCATTGACAATAAGACATACTATATGCTGACCCCGGAAGGGTATTATTACAACTTTAGCGGTACTGGTAATACTCTCAATTGCAATAACCCAGTTGTGCGGGGGATAGTGCTAGATTGTCTGCGTTACTGGGCATCAGAATATCATATTGATGGGTTTCGGTTTGACTTGGCGGCAATTTTAGGACGAGATCCTTGGGGCGCACCTTTAGCAAATCCACCGTTGCTAGAATCTTTGGCCTTTGACCCAATTCTGGCTAAGTGTAAACTGATTGCTGAAGCTTGGGATGCAGGTGGTTTATACCAAGTGGGTTCTTTCCCTGCCTATGGACGTTGGGCAGAATGGAATGGTAAGTACCGTGATGGCATTCGTAAATTCTTGAAGGGAGATGGTACTGTTGGGGATGCTGCCCAACGTTTGCAAGGTTCTCCTGATCTCTATGCTTGGTCTGGTCGTGCGCCGGCAACATCAATTAATTTCATTACTGCCCACGATGGTTTCACCATGATGGATTTGGTTTCCTATGATGGGAAACATAATGAAGCTAATGGCGAAAATAATAATGATGGCACTAATGATAATGATAGCTGGAACTGTGGCTGGGAAGGGCCAACAGATGATCCAGGCATTAATGCTTTGCGCCGTCGTCAGATTAAAAATGCTTTGGCAATGCTGATGGTGAGTCAGGGCGTGCCGATGATTCTCATGGGTGATGAGTTGGGACGGACTCAATATGGTAATAATAATACTTATTGCCACGATAATGATTTGAACTGGTTAGACTGGAATTTGTTAAAAACTAATGCAGATTTGTTTAAGTTTGTTAGACATTGCATTGTTTTCCGCAACGTTCATCCAGTTTTGAGAAATCAATGGCACTTCCAAAATCGTGATTATGTTGGCAGTGGCTATGCAGATATTACATGGCATGGCACACAGGCATGGAATGCTGATTGGTCGGATTCCTGTCGGACTCTGGCTTTTATGCTCTGCGGCAAACACGCAAAGCAAGGAACCGTTGAAGATAATTATATCTATGTGGCGATGAATATGCACTGGCAAGCTCAGTGGTTTGAGATTCCCAGTTTGCCAGTAGGAATGAATTGGCATATCTTTGCTAATACTGGTGCTATGTCACCGCATGATAGCTGGGAACCTGGTACAGAACCTAGACTAGAAGATCAATCAGGATTGCTCATGGGCGATCGCTCTGTGGCAATCTTAGTAGGTAAATAA